Genomic window (Psilocybe cubensis strain MGC-MH-2018 chromosome 1, whole genome shotgun sequence):
TGAACGCCGCGGAAACTTGTCGACCACCAAACCAGCGACCGTTTAGGCCTTGAATAGCTTTCTTAGCCGATTCAATAGTTTCAAATTTGACGTAGATTTCGCCCTGTTTGTGTGTCAGAAGTATAAAATTGCTCATTCAAAGCAATACACACCTGGGTTTCTTTTTCGACCTTGATTGCTGTGACTGAGCCATACTTGTTTTCGCATTCTCCTTTGACATCTTCAGCCAAATCTTTGTCCCAGTCGCGTTCCGTTTCCCTTGAAAGGTCAGTTAACAAATGACAATTCATGGAACTTGGAATGAACATACTCCTCTGGATCAAACATATTCTTCAACAATACGGAACGAGATTGCATGGATTGAGGAATATTGACGCGTGGTCTACGTTTCTCTGGTAAGATATCAAAAATCTTGATTGCTGTGATAAACTTACGCAGGCTCTGGAAGAGAAGGAGCAGATTCAGTCCTAGCAAGTTTCTGCATCAGTGCTTGTCGTGAAGCAGCGTTCAAGTTACCACCTGAAAGTACTGTCAGTATCAACTGAGAATTTAGAAAAGACTGATTCCTCACCGCCCGCTTCATCTAAGGAATCCTGTTGAGTGTACTTAGCGGTTCCCTTTTCATGAACAGTGTTGACGCGAAGCTATATTTTTCGATTGAGAGAACTTCCATGATGAAAAAAAGCTTCGCCTACAGTACGACCAGCAAGCTCAAATCCTTCCATTTGTTCAAGAGCCATTCTAGCATCCTCAGAGCGCTTGTATCTAAAGACGCGTAAGGTATTGCTTCCTAAAAAATGGAGTTGACATACTGAACAAAGGCATAGCCCTTACTGCGCCCTGTCATCGGGTCCCTATGCAAATCGACAAATTCAAgttcaccaaaaggttcaaacACCTGCTTGATATCGGATTCGGTAAGGTTGAAATGCAAAGAACCGACATATAACCTGATAAAGAAAGAGTTAAATATTGAGACGTGTGTACGTAGAAAAGACCTACTGCATAGATCCATGGGACGATGTGACCCCTGGAGGGAGATTAAGGCTTCTAAAAACTCCATTAGACCTCAGCAAAAGTTGACAAAATTTGACGCATACCCGTCACCCGGATGTAATTTGTTTCTTTCAGATTCAGTTAGTTGTACCATGATGGGTAGACCCATGACTACTGTGCCAGAAAGAGCAAGAGCCTTTTCTACGAGATCAATAGACCGGAACTCAACATAACCAATCCTTCCCAGAATATCATTAGTCTTCAAGGGAgcagaacaaaaaaaaagtttagtCACCCTTTAGATCGACGAGATAGCCTGTCAGTGACAATCCTTGAATCCATTACGGTTCCTTCCCCGAGCTTATCTTCGAAGAAATAGCCTAGGTCTCGAGCGGTCAAGCGCGCAGCAAGTTGCG
Coding sequences:
- a CDS encoding RNA-binding protein rsd1, coding for MSSATGKMEIDKSPNNHSSRNLSTDTLRTRRSHRSVSRDHDHDKKDRRREPDERRKRSRSRDRGSERGYRDRSRDGYRDRDRDRRRDREDRGHRSSRHDGPDVRHGRRDRDRGDRERGDRDRERDRDRDREDRDRRRKRTEDYDGPERDHDDRVKRKRSETLDDIPPPPPNLPPPPPPRDSPRSARSGDRRRGDKNDYDDPRSARRRSRPLDDDDDELGMRSPPPPGVRRGSPSYPSYDNQMDDPYNPDEPKEDDSEARSVFVSQLAARLTARDLGYFFEDKLGEGTVMDSRIVTDRLSRRSKGIGYVEFRSIDLVEKALALSGTVVMGLPIMVQLTESERNKLHPGDGSLNLPPGVTSSHGSMQLYVGSLHFNLTESDIKQVFEPFGELEFVDLHRDPMTGRSKGYAFVQYKRSEDARMALEQMEGFELAGRTLRVNTVHEKGTAKYTQQDSLDEAGGGNLNAASRQALMQKLARTESAPSLPEPAPRVNIPQSMQSRSVLLKNMFDPEEETERDWDKDLAEDVKGECENKYGSVTAIKVEKETQGEIYVKFETIESAKKAIQGLNGRWFGGRQVSAAFISDAIMQAHQ